Proteins encoded together in one Electrophorus electricus isolate fEleEle1 chromosome 9, fEleEle1.pri, whole genome shotgun sequence window:
- the mapk1 gene encoding mitogen-activated protein kinase 1 isoform X2: MRALSSRLVSVSSGSSVGRTRQGLRQSANVLASRSAYDRDNKVRVAIKKISPFEHQTYCQRTLREIKILLRFKHENIIGINDIIRTPSIDQMKDVYIVQDLMETDLYKLLKTQHLSNDHICYFLYQILRGLKYIHSANVLHRDLKPSNLLLNTTCDLKICDFGLARVADPDHDHTGFLTEYVATRWYRAPEIMLNSKGYTKSIDIWSVGCILAEMLSNRPIFPGKHYLDQLNHILGILGSPSQEDLNCIINIKARNYLLSLPLRCKVPWNRLFPNADPKALDLLDKMLTFNPHKRIEVEEALAHPYLEQYYDPTDEPVAEAPFKFDMELDDLPKETLKELIFEETARFQPGYRP; encoded by the exons TTCGGCGTACGACCGGGACAACAAAGTGCGAGTAGCCATCAAGAAGATCAGCCCGTTTGAGCACCAGACCTACTGCCAGCGCACACTCCGCGAGATCAAGATCCTTCTCCGCTTCAAACATGAGAACATCATTGGCATCAACGACATCATCCGCACCCCATCCATCGACCAGATGAAAGACGT ATACATCGTACAGGACCTGATGGAGACCGACCTGTATAAGCTGCTGAAGACGCAGCACCTGAGCAACGACCACATCTGCTACTTCCTGTATCAGATCCTGCGCGGGCTGAAGTACATCCACTCAGCCAACGTCCTGCACAGAGATTTGAAGCCCTCCAACCTGCTGCTCAACACCACTTGCGACCTAAAG ATCTGTGATTTTGGGCTCGCCCGTGTAGCTGACCCAGACCACGACCACACTGGGTTCCTCACAGAGTATGTAGCCACACGCTGGTACCGCGCACCGGAGATCATGCTCAACTCAAAG GGTTATACCAAGTCCATTGACATCTGGTCAGTTGGCTGCATTTTGGCAGAGATGTTATCAAACAGACCCATCTTTCCTGGGAAACACTACCTGGACCAACTCAATCACATTTTAG gtatcCTTGGCTCTCCCTCTCAGGAAGACCTAAACTGCATCATTAACATCAAAGCCAGGAACTACCTGCTGTCCCTACCACTGCGCTGCAAAGTGCCCTGGAACCGCCTCTTCCCCAATGCTGACCCTAAAG CCTTGGACCTGCTGGACAAGATGTTGACCTTTAACCCCCATAAGAGGATTGAAGTGGAGGAAGCCCTGGCTCACCCATACCTGGAGCAGTACTATGATCCCACTGATGAG CCTGTTGCAGAAGCTCCGTTCAAGTTCGATATGGAGCTGGATGACTTGCCCAAAGAGACTTTGAAGGAGCTCATCTTTGAAGAAACGGCACGCTTCCAACCAGGCTACAGACCATAA